A region of Saccharomyces mikatae IFO 1815 strain IFO1815 genome assembly, chromosome: 12 DNA encodes the following proteins:
- the SMKI12G0030 gene encoding sugar O-acetyltransferase has product MGVLENIEPGELYDANYDPDLLRVRKETKIKLHEYNNTSPAEEDKRNQIIKELLGSCTDNFIIEPPFYCDYGSNIHIGENFYANHNLIILDGAKVHIGDNVFLAPNVGIYTAGHPIDVERRLQGLEYAMPVTIGDNVWIGGGVTVIPGVTIGKNTVIAAGSVVIRDIPEGVVAAGNPCKVIRKVTEKDSLTKNYKK; this is encoded by the coding sequence ATGGGTGTATTGGAAAACATAGAACCTGGCGAGCTTTACGATGCGAACTATGACCCAGATCTTTTGAGAGTTAGAAAAGAGACTAAAATTAAGTTGCACGAATATAATAACACCAGCCCTGCTGAggaagataaaagaaaccAAATCATCAAGGAATTGTTGGGAAGCTGCACTGACAACTTCATCATTGAACCTCCCTTTTACTGTGATTATGGTAGTAACATCCATATCGGAGAGAATTTCTACGCCAATCACAACCTTATTATCCTCGACGGGGCAAAGGTGCACATTGGTGACAACGTCTTTCTTGCCCCCAACGTTGGAATCTACACGGCAGGCCACCCAATCGATGTGGAAAGACGTCTTCAAGGTCTAGAATATGCCATGCCCGTGACCATTGGTGACAATGTATGGATCGGCGGTGGGGTCACTGTGATTCCTGGCGTGACCATAGGAAAAAACACCGTGATTGCCGCTGGTAGCGTTGTGATTCGTGATATACCAGAAGGTGTGGTTGCTGCAGGCAATCCCTGCAAAGTTATAAGAAAGGTGACTGAAAAGGACAGTTTGACCAAGAACTACAAAAAATAG
- the SMKI12G0040 gene encoding DUF1349 domain-containing protein encodes MSGSESTALSSGTWLNKPKKVTEEAGKVSLETDEKTDFWRETFYGFTRDSGHFLGVKTGSAFTAQVRIQGSYQSLYDQAGIMVRVDESRWIKAGIEISDGKAMLSSVLTNQKSDWSTAIYDKDPKDFWLRVTVEKGVLRLQVSSDKKTWPLVRLAPFPVSDHYFVGPMACTPERGGLNVTFSEWSLTAPLGKALHDLS; translated from the coding sequence ATGTCCGGATCTGAAAGCACTGCGTTGTCAAGTGGTACATGGCTCaataaaccaaaaaaagttaCTGAGGAGGCAGGAAAAGTTAGCCTCGAAACAGACGAGAAAACAGACTTCTGGCGTGAAACCTTTTATGGGTTCACTCGTGACAGTGGTCACTTCTTGGGAGTAAAGACAGGAAGTGCCTTTACTGCACAAGTCCGTATTCAAGGAAGCTACCAGAGTCTGTATGATCAGGCCGGTATAATGGTGCGTGTTGACGAAAGTCGTTGGATTAAGGCCGgtattgaaatttctgaTGGAAAAGCAATGCTAAGCAGCGTTCTAACAAACCAAAAGTCCGATTGGTCAACAGCTATCTACGACAAAGACCCCAAAGACTTTTGGCTTCGTGTCACCGTTGAAAAGGGGGTCTTGAGGCTCCAAGTTTCTTCGGACAAAAAGACATGGCCATTAGTACGTTTGGCTCCATTCCCAGTTTCAGACCATTATTTCGTTGGTCCAATGGCCTGCACACCTGAACGTGGCGGACTAAACGTCACCTTTTCAGAATGGAGTCTCACCGCTCCCTTGGGAAAGGCTTTACATGATCTAAGTTAG
- the SMKI12G0050 gene encoding fungal specific transcription factor domain-containing protein translates to MAPTVTPKKVPKKLLDQCMRLYNDNLYGIWPLLCYDDLRKLLDENYDDCYTYWFLVSLSAATLGDLQTEMESEEGATYSGRVLSSLCISSRQEFDDFDSSNVLSIMTYYCLLRCFAQMSNTGTSYRLCCEAISLITVAELHREETFKSLSFNEQQLRRKLFYLLLMTERYYAVYFHCTTRLDVTISPPEREATVDPRLSLDSFLEMVRVFTVPGKYFFNALASDSIGVSYTEDSLKRIWKELHTTPLEIEPWSYGYVDISFSRHWIRALAWKFVYQVRDRRTSFISDTTIAQVPAEIARDMLEDTFLMPSNLYEAHGPAIPTKALEIADALVEVISQYGQDTKSDAWNCLCDISKFVFSLKHCDSKMMERFVVRCQNTLVTCPISRPLELNNDNKGDFQDDLSSEFSFRP, encoded by the coding sequence ATGGCCCCCACAGTGACACCTAAGAAGGTACCCAAGAAGCTGCTTGATCAATGTATGAGACTATACAACGACAATCTGTACGGGATCTGGCCTTTGCTCTGCTACGACGACCTCCGAAAACTTTTGGACGAGAACTATGACGACTGCTACACGTACTGGTTTTTGGTATCTCTTTCGGCAGCGACTCTTGGCGATTTGCAAACAGAAATGGAATCTGAAGAGGGGGCCACCTATAGTGGGAGAGTATTATCCAGCCTGTGTATCTCATCGCGCCAGGAGTTTGACGACTTTGATAGTAGCAATGTACTCAGCATCATGACGTACTACTGTTTGCTGCGCTGTTTTGCTCAGATGTCTAATACAGGAACTTCGTACCGACTTTGTTGTGAAGCTATCAGTCTTATCACGGTAGCCGAGTTGCATCGTGAGGAAACGTTCAAgtctctttctttcaacgAGCAGCAGCTCAGAAGAAAGCTGTTTTATTTGCTGCTCATGACGGAGAGATACTATGCCGTATACTTTCATTGTACAACACGTTTGGATGTCACAATATCGCCGCCAGAGCGGGAGGCCACCGTTGACCCTCGACTTTCTCTGGACAGTTTTCTAGAGATGGTCCGAGTATTTACTGTACCAggaaaatatttctttaatGCGTTAGCCTCTGACTCGATTGGCGTTTCTTATACGGAGGATTCTCTTAAAAGGATATGGAAAGAACTCCATACAACACCACTTGAAATAGAGCCATGGTCCTACGGGTACGTAGACATTTCATTTTCGCGACACTGGATTAGAGCACTAGCTTGGAAATTTGTGTACCAAGTCAGGGATAGGCGAACCAGCTTTATTTCAGATACGACCATTGCCCAGGTACCGGCTGAAATCGCTAGGGACATGCTTGAGGACACGTTCTTGATGCCAAGCAACCTTTATGAGGCGCACGGTCCTGCAATACCAACGAAAGCGCTTGAAATAGCGGATGCGTTAGTGGAAGTTATAAGTCAATACGGCCAAGACACGAAATCAGACGCATGGAACTGTTTGTGTGATATATCTAAGTTTGTTTTCTCTCTCAAGCACTGTGATAGTAAAATGATGGAAAGATTTGTTGTCAGATGCCAAAATACCCTCGTTACATGCCCCATCTCCAGACCCTTGGAATTGAACAACGATAACAAGGGTGACTTCCAAGATGACTTGTCGAGCGAATTCAGCTTTCGTCCATGA
- the SMKI12G0060 gene encoding sugar porter family MFS transporter, which yields MKNIISLVGRKRNAPENEITNLPDSSSATVMQAKSLDTDDFEEGKKDGAFELGHLEFTTNAAQLGDSDEDSVNAIRVADATDDANEANNEEKSMTLRQALRKYPKAALWSILVSTTLVMEGYDTALLSALYALPVFQRKFGTMNAEGSYEITSQWQIGLNMCVLCGEMIGLQMTTYMVEFMGNRYTMITALGLLTAYIFILYYCKSLAMIAVGQILSAMPWGCFQSLAVTYASEVCPLALRYYMTSYSNICWLFGQIFASGIMKNSQENLGDSELGYKLPFALQWIWPAPLIIGIFFAPESPWWLVRKNKIAEAKKSLNRILSGTAAEREIQVDITLKQIEMTIEKERLLASKSGSFFHCFKGVDGRRTRLACLTWVAQNSSGAVLLGYSTYFFERAGMATDQAFTFSLIQYCLGLAGTLCSWVISGRVGRWTILTYGLAFQMVCLFIIGGMGFASGSNASNGAGGLLLALSFFYNAGIGAVVYCIVAEIPSAELRTKTIVLARICYNLMAVFNAILTPYMLNVSDWNWGAKTGLYWGGFTALTLAWVIIDLPETTGRTFSEINELFNQGVPARKFASTVVDPFRKGELQNDLQVDVIDQSSSVKQRESAEANTF from the coding sequence ATGAAGAATATCATCTCGCTGGTAGgcaggaaaagaaatgccCCAGAGAATGAGATCACAAACCTCCCGGACTCTTCAAGCGCTACAGTCATGCAAGCAAAGAGTTTAGACACCGacgattttgaagaagggAAGAAAGACGGCGCATTTGAGTTGGGTCACTTGGAGTTCACCACCAATGCAGCACAGCTAGGCGATTCTGACGAGGACAGCGTAAACGCAATCAGAGTGGCAGACGCTACGGATGATGCGAACGAAGCTAACAATGAGGAGAAAAGCATGACTTTGAGGCAAGCTTTGCGAAAATATCCAAAGGCAGCCCTGTGGTCTATTTTGGTGTCCACGACGCTGGTTATGGAGGGTTATGATACTGCGCTTTTGAGTGCACTTTATGCATTGCCGGTTTTCCAGAGGAAGTTCGGTACTATGAATGCGGAAGGCTCCTACGAGATTACCTCGCAGTGGCAAATTGGTTTGAACATGTGTGTCCTTTGTGGTGAAATGATTGGTTTACAGATGACCACTTACATGGTCGAGTTCATGGGTAATCGTTACACAATGATTACGGCGCTCGGCTTGTTGACTGCTtatatttttatccttTACTACTGCAAAAGTTTGGCCATGATCGCTGTAGGGCAAATTCTGTCTGCTATGCCATGGGGTTGCTTCCAGAGTCTGGCTGTTACCTACGCTTCGGAGGTTTGCCCCCTAGCGTTGAGATACTACATGACCAGTTACTCCAACATCTGTTGGTTGTTTGGTCAAATCTTCGCTTCTGGTATCATGAAAAACTCCCAGGAGAATTTGGGAGACTCCGAGTTGGGCTACAAGTTGCCATTTGCCTTACAATGGATCTGGCCTGCACCTTTGATTATTGGTATCTTCTTCGCTCCTGAGTCGCCTTGGTGGCTGGtgagaaagaataagatCGCGGAGGCCAAAAAGTCCTTGAATAGGATTCTGAGCGGCACTGCTGCTGAGAGGGAGATTCAAGTGGATATTACTTTGAAGCAAATTGAGATGACCATTGAGAAGGAAAGACTTCTGGCATCTAAATCAGGGTCTTTCTTTCACTGTTTCAAGGGCGTTgatggaagaagaacaagacTTGCGTGTTTGACTTGGGTTGCTCAAAACAGTAGTGGTGCTGTTTTGCTTGGCTACTCGacatatttctttgaaaggGCAGGCATGGCCACTGACCAGGCGTTTACTTTCTCGCTTATCCAGTACTGTCTTGGTTTGGCAGGTACTCTTTGTTCCTGGGTGATATCTGGTCGTGTTGGTAGATGGACTATCCTGACGTATGGTCTTGCATTCCAAATGGTTTGTCTATTTATCATTGGTGGAATGGGATTTGCATCCGGAAGCAATGCCAGTAATGGTGCCGGTGGTCTACTGCTGGCTTTATCGTTCTTCTACAACGCTGGTATCGGAGCTGTCGTTTATTGTATCGTTGCAGAGATCCCATCCGCAGAGTTAAGGACCAAGACTATTGTGCTGGCGCGTATTTGTTACAATCTAATGGCCGTCTTCAACGCTATTCTAACTCCATATATGCTGAACGTGAGCGACTGGAACTGGGGTGCCAAAACTGGTCTATACTGGGGTGGTTTCACCGCACTCACTCTGGCTTGGGTCATCATTGATTTGCCCGAGACAACTGGCAGAACCTTTAGTGAAATTAATGAACTTTTCAATCAAGGTGTTCCTGCCAGAAAATTCGCATCTACTGTAGTTGATCCTTTCCGTAAGGGTGAGCTTCAAAATGATCTGCAAGTCGACGTTATTGATCAATCCTCAAGCGTAAAGCAGCGGGAGTCAGCTGAAGCTAACACGTTCTAG
- the SMKI12G0070 gene encoding arginase family protein, producing the protein MSSAALACELKIQDLAFVYFDTHDDLDSPEVNENGYFDAMGLSMLCGESWAYMMSTVPGYQAHKYDCFLYCGLRDQTSVQHQRVIDAGMTSIWGETSHKVNFAGELQRHLQQKSYSPALVHLDLDVLDEFYGKVNDYPSPGGIFESELIECMKIVPKYSKPTSLTVCSFDPDSDDGDKIAKIAMRAIVTFFESVMSNE; encoded by the coding sequence ATGTCCAGTGCTGCTTTAGCATGTGAACTGAAAATCCAGGACTTGgcttttgtttattttgacACGCATGATGATCTAGATTCCCCAGAAGTGAATGAAAATGGATACTTCGATGCAATGGGCCTTTCTATGTTGTGTGGAGAGAGTTGGGCTTACATGATGTCCACTGTGCCAGGATACCAAGCCCACAAatatgattgttttctGTATTGCGGGTTGCGTGACCAGACTAGTGTTCAACATCAACGTGTGATAGATGCTGGAATGACGTCTATATGGGGGGAAACATCTCATAAAGTTAATTTTGCTGGTGAGCTGCAGCGTCACTTGCAACAAAAGTCGTATAGCCCTGCACTGGTTCATCTAGACTTGGATGttcttgatgaattttATGGGAAAGTAAATGACTACCCATCTCCTGGAGGAATATTTGAGTCAGAATTAATAGAGTGTATGAAGATTGTTCCAAAGTACAGCAAACCGACTTCATTGACAGTCTGTTCGTTCGATCCAGATTctgatgatggtgataaaATTGCCAAAATTGCTATGCGCGCTATAGTGACGTTTTTCGAATCCGTCATGAGTAATGAgtaa
- the SMKI12G0080 gene encoding beta-glucosidase H, whose amino-acid sequence MTFDIEKVLSELTTNEKISLIAAEDFWHTTPIKRLDIPSVRVSDGPNGIRGTKFFNSVPSAAFPNGTALASTFDKELLKEVGARMADEAIQKNAGVILGPTINIQRGPLGGRGFESFSEVPYLSGIAASCIVNGIQSRGVAATLKHFVCNDLEDQRMSSNSIVTCRALREIYLEPFKLAVKYSDPQCIMTSYNKVNGVHCSNSKNLLIDILRDEWKWGGMVMSDWFGTYSVDSIKNGLDIEFPGPSKWRSLDLLKSNLDSKAGITISNIDDCVRHVLKLVHYVSENSKKTQIKDHGPETTLNNTEHMSKHLRKVASESIVLLKNVDDILPLKKESSVVVIGPNAKAKSYSGGGSASLQPYYVITPYEGICEKIGRNVEYTAGCDSRKTLSGLIEAMVVDPCQPAEGDNIGIIAQYFMDPANQRSADVEPFDTHRVTQSYVTLFDYTHPNIDPIMPFFYIHFEGFFTPEEDGEYIFGVQVFGTALFYIDDKLEIDNKTHQTKGSFCFGAGTREETCEKYLVKGHQYRIRIEYGSGPTSSVAADFGYGGIQVGFAKKLNADEEIARAVQLAKTNDNVILCIGLNGEWESEGYDRENMSLPKNNDRLISAVLTANPNTIVVNQSGMPVELPWVDQCKALLQCWYGGNELGNAIADVLYGDVVPSGKLSISWPYMCHDNPAFLNFKTESGRVLYGEDIYVGYRFYEKVRRQVAFPFGHGLSYTTFRFDDLIVSIDETLDLLETSLNVTNTGDTIAGKEVIQVYVSHNESTIGRPIKELKGFQKVFLKPNETKKVTMKLSLKDSISYFDEEKQLWCATEGIYQILVGSSSKDIKLTERFDVNKTSYWKGL is encoded by the coding sequence ATGAcatttgatattgaaaaagtacTTTCCGAGCTCAcaacaaatgaaaagatttctCTTATTGCGGCTGAGGATTTTTGGCACACCACCCCTATAAAGCGTTTAGACATTCCCTCTGTCAGAGTTTCAGATGGTCCAAACGGTATCAGAGGGACAAAGTTCTTCAACTCAGTCCCGTCAGCCGCATTTCCGAATGGCACTGCTCTTGCTTCCACATTCGATAAAGAGCTGCTGAAGGAAGTAGGAGCACGTATGGCTGACGAGGCTATACAGAAAAACGCTGGTGTTATTTTGGGGCCCACTATAAACATACAGAGAGGCCCCCTGGGCGGTCGAGGATTCGAATCGTTTTCCGAGGTTCCTTATTTATCAGGTATTGCTGCGTCATGTATTGTTAACGGCATACAGTCTAGGGGTGTTGCGGCAACATTAAAGCACTTTGTGTGCAATGATCTTGAAGATCAAAGAATGTCGTCTAATTCCATAGTCACATGTAGGGCTCTCAGAGAGATATATCTAGAACCATTTAAATTAGCCGTTAAATACTCTGATCCACAATGCATAATGACTTCATATAACAAGGTTAATGGAGTTCATTGCTCAAATAGTAAAAACCTACTAATTGATATCTTAAGGGACGAGTGGAAGTGGGGTGGTATGGTCATGAGTGACTGGTTTGGTACTTACTCCGTTGATAGCATCAAGAACGGGCTTGATATCGAATTTCCTGGTCCGAGTAAATGGAGAAGCCTCGATTTGCTCAAGAGTAATCTTGATTCAAAAGCTGGTATCACAATATCCAATATTGATGATTGCGTAAGACATGTCTTGAAGTTAGTTCATTATGTTTCTGAGAACTCCAAAAAGACTCAAATAAAAGATCATGGTCCCGAAACCACGCTTAACAATACTGAGCACATGTCGAAACACCTTCGTAAAGTGGCAAGCGAGTCAATTGTATTGCTGAAGAATGTTGATGATATCCttcctttgaaaaaggagAGCTCGGTTGTCGTTATAGGCCCCAATGCTAAAGCGAAGTCATACTCTGGCGGTGGTTCAGCATCTTTACAGCCTTATTATGTCATCACGCCTTATGAAGGAATTTGTGAAAAGATTGGTAGAAATGTTGAATACACTGCTGGCTGTGACTCTAGGAAGACTTTATCTGGGCTGATTGAAGCGATGGTTGTTGACCCATGTCAACCAGCGGAAGGAGACAACATTGGTATAATTGCACAATACTTCATGGATCCAGCAAATCAAAGGTCTGCAGATGTTGAACCTTTCGACACACATCGTGTTACTCAATCCTATGTTACACTTTTCGACTATACACATCCAAATATTGACCCTATaatgccttttttttacattcATTTCGAGGGGTTCTTTACtcctgaagaagatggaGAGTACATATTTGGTGTGCAAGTATTCGGGACTGCTCTCTTTTACATAGATGATAAGTTAGAAATTGACAACAAAACACATCAAACGAAAGGGTCTTTCTGCTTCGGCGCAGGCACACGTGAAGAAACCTGTGAAAAATACTTAGTGAAAGGTCACCAATACCGCATCAGGATTGAGTATGGTTCAGGACCCACTTCTTCAGTTGCTGCTGACTTTGGCTACGGTGGGATACAAGTCGGTTTTGCCAAAAAGCTGAACGCTGACGAAGAAATAGCAAGGGCGGTCCAATTGGCAAAGACCAACGACAATGTCATACTATGTATTGGTCTAAATGGTGAATGGGAGTCAGAAGGGTATGACCGTGAGAATATGTCATTACCTAAGAACAATGACCGTTTGATTTCTGCAGTTTTGACTGCTAATCCTAACACTATTGTAGTAAACCAATCTGGTATGCCAGTAGAGCTTCCGTGGGTTGATCAATGCAAAGCTTTGTTGCAGTGCTGGTATGGAGGGAATGAGTTAGGAAATGCAATCGCCGATGTTCTGTACGGAGATGTCGTTCCGAGCGGTAAACTAAGTATTTCCTGGCCATACATGTGCCATGATAATCCTGCATTTTTAAACTTCAAAACGGAATCAGGTCGTGTTTTATATGGGGAAGATATCTACGTTGGTTATAGATTTTACGAAAAAGTTCGACGTCAGGTTGCCTTTCCATTTGGTCATGGATTGTCTTATACTACGTTTCGTTTTGATGATTTGATTGTTTCCATTGATGAGACCTTAGACCTTCTTGAAACATCGCTTAATGTGACTAATACAGGGGATACAATAGCCGGCAAAGAGGTTATTCAAGTTTATGTGTCACATAATGAGAGCACAATCGGGAGAccaataaaagaattgaaaggTTTCCAAAAGGTGTTTTTAAAGCCTAacgaaacaaaaaaagtgaCAATGAAATTATCGCTCAAAGACTCAATTTCGTACTTCGATGAAGAGAAGCAGCTGTGGTGTGCCACTGAGGGCATATACCAAATCTTGGTGGGTTCTTCTAGCAAGGATATTAAACTGACGGAACGGTTTGATGTAAATAAAACATCATATTGGAAGGGGCTGTGA